AGGACCTATTTATTGCCGATAGCAAGGTCGTTGCGCTGGGTGATGCACCCGAGGACTGGCATGCCGACCGGACCATTGATGCCACTGGCATGATCGTGTGTCCGGGGCTGATCGACTTGTGCGCCAACCTGCGTGAACCCGGTCTGGAACATAAAGCAACCATACAAAGCGAGACCCGCGCCGCTGCCGCTGCCGGGATTACCACGCTCTGTTGCCCGCCCGACACCAATCCGGTGATTGACACCCCGGCGGTACTAGAACTCATCAAACAACGGGCCGAAGATGCCGCGGCAGCCAGGGTTATCGGTATCGGTGCCTTAACCCGTAAATTGCAAGGTAAGGAACTCAGTGAAATGGGTGCTCTGCAAAAGGCCGGTTGCCCTGCCCTCAGTAATCAACGTGGGAGCGCGGATAATTTACAGGTGACACGCTTAGCCATGGAGTATGCCAGTAGTTTTGGTATTACCTTGTTCCTGCATGCAGAAGATCCCTGTCTGGCCGATCATGGCTGCGCCCATGAAGGTCGTATTGCCACCCGCCTGGGTCTACCGGCTATCCCGGCAGCGGCCGAAACCGCTGCGGTTGCTCAGTACCTTGCGCTAATTGAAGAGACGGGTGTGCGTGCTCATTTCTGTCGCATCAGCACCCGACGCGGCGCACAAATGATTGCACGCGCCCATTATGAAGGCGTGCGTGTCAGTGCCGATGTCGCGATGCATCAACTATTCCTCAGTGAGATGGATATTGCTGATTTTAACCCTCACTGCCATGTACGCCCACCGCTACGCACACAACGTGACCGGGACAGCCTGCGTGCCGCCGTTGCCGACGGCGTCATCATGGCGATCTGTTCCGACCATCAACCGCATGAAGACGATGCCAAACTGGCTCCCTTTCCAGCAACCGAGCCAGGCATATCAGCGATTGATAGTCTGTTAGGGCTAGGGATGCGACTGGTGGAGGAAAATATCCTCAGCATCAACACCCTGATCGAGCGACTAACCAGTGGCCCGGCAAGTATCCTCGGACTGGATTCAGGTAAGCTGCAAGTGGGGCAACGAGCGGATATCTGCATCTTTGATCCACAACAAGATTGGATACTGAACCAGCAAAGCATGCGTAGCCAAGGCAAAAATACACCCTTTATGGGCTGGGAGTTCAGAGGGCAGGTCTATTACACACTGGTTGATGGCATAATCGTACACCAAAAACCAAGGGGTCAGAGCTCTTGAAAAACAGATGTTCCATTTCAAGAGCTCTGACCCCTTGAAAAACAATAAACAACATCGTGATAGCATCTTTGTTGAGGATGCCGAGATTCTTTCCCACCAGGGCTTTGCCGGTGACCAATATGTCATCCGACTACAGGCACCGGAGTGTGCGCGTCATGCCCATGCGGGCTCCTTTGTTCATATTCGTTGTGCTGAACGCCTGCCAATGAGGCGACCCTTATCTCTATTACGCTGTGATCCGCAGGCGGGTTGGATCGAGATTCTGTACAAGGCTCTGGGTGAAGGGACGCGTGAACTAACACAACGTAAACCCGGTGAACAACTCAGCGTCATGGGCCCCATTGGAAAGCCTTTTAAGCCCAGTGAAGGACGTGATCTACCCGTACTGATCGGGGGTGGCGTGGGTATGCCGCCGATGATTTTCCTGGCATTGGAAATGAAACAGCACGACACTCATCAACCGCTAGTGGTAATGGGTTCCGAGGTTCCCTTTCCGTTCAAGATAATACCCTCCAGCATCATGGTGCCCGGTCTACCCGACGGAGTGATTGCTGCCATGCCTATGCTAGATGACAAGGACATTGCCAGCCGTCTGTGTAGTCTGCAAGATTATGCTGGTTGTCACCAGGGCTATGTCACCGATCTGGTACGTCTGTGGCTAGAACAACTGGATAACAGCGAACATCAACGCGTAGAATTCTTTGCCTGCGGCCCCCATGCCATGCTGGAAGCCGTTGCACGACTGGCTCGGGAATATGACCTGCCTTGTCAGGTATCACTGGAAGAACACATGGCCTGTGCTGTGGGTGGCTGCGCGGGTTGTACCGTCCCGATCACCACTAAAGAGGGTGTTGCTATGAAGCGGGTCTGTGTTGATGGCCCGGTATTCGATGCCTATGAGGTTTTTTCGGAGTAAAAATTTCAAGGGGTCAGAGCTCTTGAAAAATTCTATGTGAATCACTTTAAGGCATTTCAAGAGCTCTGACCCCTTGAAATACTAACTAAACATATCCTTGTTTACGGCCTTACCCATTGCCGCTTGCTTGCTCACGATACCGGCGGCGACCAACTCCTTCAGGTTTTGATCCAGGGTCTGCATACCCACACCGGCTCCGGTCTGAATTGCTGAATACATCTGTGCAATCTTGTCCTCACGAATCAGGTTACGTATTGCCGGAGTACCCACCATAATCTCATGGGCAGCGACACGACCACCGCCATTACGCTTCAACAAGGTCTGCGATATGACTGAACGCAGGGATTCAGACAACATCGAGCGCACCATACTTTTTTCGGCAGCAGGAAACACATCGACGATACGGTCAATGGTCTTGGAGGCTGAACTGGTATGCAAGGTGCCAAACACCAGATGCCCGGTCTCGGCAGCAGTCAGTGCCAGACGAATCGTCTCCAGATCACGCATCTCACCCACCAGAATAATATCCGGATCTTCACGCAGGGCAGAGCGCAGCGCAGCATTAAAACTCAGGGTGTCCCGATGTACCTCACGCTGATTAATCAAAGACTTTTTACTCTTGTGTACAAATTCAATCGGATCTTCTACCGTCAGGATATGTGCGGCATGATTCTCGTTTAAATAATCCACCATTGCTGCCAGGGTAGTGGATTTACCCGAACCGGTAGGCCCTGTTACCAATACCAGACCCCGCGGCTGCTCGGAAATCTTCTTGAAGATTGACGGCGCCTTCAAATCCTCCAGTGATAAAATATCAGAGGGAATGGTTCGAAATACCGCACCTGCACCACGATTATGATTAAAAGCATTGACACGAAAACGCGCCAGACCAGGAATTTCAAAAGAGAAATCAGTCTCCAGAAACTCCTCATAATCCTTGCGTTGCTTATCATTCATAATGTCATAGATCAGACCATGGACTGTCTTGTGATCCATCTCCGGGATATTGATCTTACGAATATCACCATCGACGCGAATCATTGGCGGCAAACCCGCTGACAAATGCAGATCGGAAGAGTTATTTTGTACACCAAAGGCCAGTAATTCTGAAATATCCATACATGATCACCCTGTTAAAAAATATTGGTCATTGCTGAAGATAACATAAACATATCACACCATCACCAGAAGGTCTCTCATTAATCTGCTACCCGTACAACACGCATAATATTAATCACATCCTGTTGCCAACGAACGAATATTGGCTGCAATGATGGTTCACTATACATCTGCATAAGCTGCTTCGGATTGAGTGTCACCAGTAAAGTCTCTTCACCCTCGGCAAAGATCACAATCTTTAATGGTAAATAAGGAATCAGTGACGGGTATTTTTTCCTCAGAAATTCAATCTCGCTACCCTTACCAAAGAATACCAGACGGTAACGATCGGTCTTGAAACCACTCTTGCTCAAACCAACATCGACCCGCTGTACCCTGGACACCTGATAACCCTGCACCTTGATGGCATCTTGTAGATTCACCATAGTGGTCGGAAAATCCTGTTGTGAACGAATCATAATCAATTCATCAGTCACCACAGCCTGCGACACCACTGGAAGCAGCAACAAACTAATAAAAAGTAGCTGTAATGAAGTCACGTTTCTCATCACAGTGTTGCCTCTTCCATAATTGAGCGATAAAGTTCTGTCATCTCATCACAGGCGGTATCGAGCTGTTCGTTGTTGAATAGCACACTCAGACGTTTGGGATTCACACTCATCACCTGAACCTGCCCTGCCTGCTCAACAACAGTGATTCGACAAGGCAGGAACACACCTACCCGTGGATCCAACGCTAATGCTTCATAAAGAAAATTAAAATTACAGAAATATACCACCTGTTGTTGCTGTGACTCATCTTCTTTATCCACAAACCCGGCATTAACAGCCTGGGTGCGAATCAATCTAAAATTGATCCCCTCTGCAGCCCGTTTTATATTGTTTAGTGTGGTATCAAAATCATAGGGGGAATCGTAGATCAACATTGCGGGTTCAGCCACATCGCTAATATTAGAGAATAATGGCTGTTGTAAACCACGAAGATAAGACACGATGTCCTTCACATCCATATCAGTAAGTCCGAGGATGCTGGCTGGCTGCATGGGGGTGTTCTTTCGTCCCTGTAGAATAATACGCTTTAGCATCAAATCCGATACCGATGCCAAAAAACCGGGATTACTTAAA
This portion of the Gammaproteobacteria bacterium genome encodes:
- a CDS encoding c-type cytochrome, with protein sequence MLNLKIYFRLIVLLLFPVILHAADGRLLYEENCAVCHGNNGAGGVGIPLSNQQFLQQSPDEYLRRSIRHGRPGRIMPAFASLSEAEVDAIVGFIRAWGKALPAQWDDTPIQADSVRGKRIFTEYCVACHGQQAHGGKGTGLRFSRARDLPVIAPSLSNPGFLASVSDLMLKRIILQGRKNTPMQPASILGLTDMDVKDIVSYLRGLQQPLFSNISDVAEPAMLIYDSPYDFDTTLNNIKRAAEGINFRLIRTQAVNAGFVDKEDESQQQQVVYFCNFNFLYEALALDPRVGVFLPCRITVVEQAGQVQVMSVNPKRLSVLFNNEQLDTACDEMTELYRSIMEEATL
- a CDS encoding dihydroorotate dehydrogenase electron transfer subunit, whose product is MFHFKSSDPLKNNKQHRDSIFVEDAEILSHQGFAGDQYVIRLQAPECARHAHAGSFVHIRCAERLPMRRPLSLLRCDPQAGWIEILYKALGEGTRELTQRKPGEQLSVMGPIGKPFKPSEGRDLPVLIGGGVGMPPMIFLALEMKQHDTHQPLVVMGSEVPFPFKIIPSSIMVPGLPDGVIAAMPMLDDKDIASRLCSLQDYAGCHQGYVTDLVRLWLEQLDNSEHQRVEFFACGPHAMLEAVARLAREYDLPCQVSLEEHMACAVGGCAGCTVPITTKEGVAMKRVCVDGPVFDAYEVFSE
- a CDS encoding dihydroorotase; protein product: MNNTIHIQQGRLIDPANAIDQIQDLFIADSKVVALGDAPEDWHADRTIDATGMIVCPGLIDLCANLREPGLEHKATIQSETRAAAAAGITTLCCPPDTNPVIDTPAVLELIKQRAEDAAAARVIGIGALTRKLQGKELSEMGALQKAGCPALSNQRGSADNLQVTRLAMEYASSFGITLFLHAEDPCLADHGCAHEGRIATRLGLPAIPAAAETAAVAQYLALIEETGVRAHFCRISTRRGAQMIARAHYEGVRVSADVAMHQLFLSEMDIADFNPHCHVRPPLRTQRDRDSLRAAVADGVIMAICSDHQPHEDDAKLAPFPATEPGISAIDSLLGLGMRLVEENILSINTLIERLTSGPASILGLDSGKLQVGQRADICIFDPQQDWILNQQSMRSQGKNTPFMGWEFRGQVYYTLVDGIIVHQKPRGQSS
- a CDS encoding DUF302 domain-containing protein codes for the protein MRNVTSLQLLFISLLLLPVVSQAVVTDELIMIRSQQDFPTTMVNLQDAIKVQGYQVSRVQRVDVGLSKSGFKTDRYRLVFFGKGSEIEFLRKKYPSLIPYLPLKIVIFAEGEETLLVTLNPKQLMQMYSEPSLQPIFVRWQQDVINIMRVVRVAD
- a CDS encoding type IV pilus twitching motility protein PilT, with translation MDISELLAFGVQNNSSDLHLSAGLPPMIRVDGDIRKINIPEMDHKTVHGLIYDIMNDKQRKDYEEFLETDFSFEIPGLARFRVNAFNHNRGAGAVFRTIPSDILSLEDLKAPSIFKKISEQPRGLVLVTGPTGSGKSTTLAAMVDYLNENHAAHILTVEDPIEFVHKSKKSLINQREVHRDTLSFNAALRSALREDPDIILVGEMRDLETIRLALTAAETGHLVFGTLHTSSASKTIDRIVDVFPAAEKSMVRSMLSESLRSVISQTLLKRNGGGRVAAHEIMVGTPAIRNLIREDKIAQMYSAIQTGAGVGMQTLDQNLKELVAAGIVSKQAAMGKAVNKDMFS